A DNA window from Vicia villosa cultivar HV-30 ecotype Madison, WI unplaced genomic scaffold, Vvil1.0 ctg.003455F_1_1, whole genome shotgun sequence contains the following coding sequences:
- the LOC131641014 gene encoding uncharacterized acetyltransferase At3g50280-like, with amino-acid sequence MSSFQVISTTIIHAQNHSNDRTIDLTPWDLQFLPYGVNQKGLLYHHPCKLDTTNQIQRLKHSLSTTLEFFPPFTGRLKITEHEDNTISCSILCNNEGALFIHAEAKNISVSDILEPIYLPRVVYSIFPLGKVKNYEGTSQPLLAVQVTELTDGIFIGCTVNHVVADGNSIWHFINSWAEISKGALQISKTPSFERWFPKGTQLPIRFPFLVEPQNNHSNDDNDEEESLNHSERMFHFTKENIAKLKFKANLETGTKNISSLQAVFTHIWRSVIRCKNLDPQEKVNYMMVIGVRPRFIPPLQKNYFGNAVIDCEVTMKVCELLDNNGLGKGAWEMNKIIALYSDEKLKSRYENWLITPSFARHGVVANSNSLALGSSPWFDVYGNDFGWGKPVTVRNGGANKRNGKIYVCAGAEEGSMNFEVCLPYDILEAIGNDSEFMDVVSS; translated from the coding sequence ATGAGTTCCTTCCAAGTTATCTCCACCACTATAATTCATGCACAAAATCACTCAAATGATCGTACAATCGATCTAACACCATGGGATCTACAATTCCTCCCATATGGAGTCAACCAAAAGGGCCTTCTTTATCACCACCCTTGCAAATTAGATACCACAAATCAAATTCAACGCCTCAAACACTCTCTTTCCACTACCCTTGAATTTTTTCCACCTTTCACAGGTCGTCTCAAAATCACGGAACACGAAGATAACACTATCTCATGTTCTATACTGTGTAACAACGAAGGTGCACTCTTTATTCACGCCGAAGCAAAAAATATTAGTGTTTCCGACATTCTTGAACCTATTTATCTTCCTCGTGTTGTATACTCAATTTTTCCACTTGGCAAAGTCAAAAACTATGAAGGGACATCACAACCATTACTTGCTGTCCAAGTAACAGAGTTAACTGATGGCATCTTTATTGGTTGTACAGTCAACCATGTGGTCGCTGATGGTAACTCAATTTGGCACTTCATCAATTCATGGGCCGAAATTTCAAAGGGGGCTCTTCAAATATCGAAAACCCCATCATTCGAACGATGGTTTCCAAAAGGTACTCAACTTCCCATTCGATTTCCTTTCTTAGTGGAACCACAAAATAATCACtctaatgatgataatgatgaagaagaatcactCAACCACTCAGAGAGAATGTTTCATTTTACAAAAGAGAATATTGCAAAACTAAAATTCAAAGCAAACTTAGAGACTGGTACAAAGAACATATCTTCATTGCAAGCAGTTTTCACTCACATTTGGCGCTCTGTTATACGTTGCAAAAACCTTGACCCGCAAGAAAAAGTTAATTATATGATGGTTATAGGCGTTAGGCCAAGGTTTATTCCTCCGTTGCAAAAGAATTATTTTGGTAACGCTGTCATAGATTGTGAAGTTACCATGAAAGTTTGTGAATTGTTGGACAACAATGGACTTGGTAAAGGTGCTTGGGAGATGAACAAGATAATTGCTTTGTACTCTGACGAGAAATTGAAAAGTCGTTATGAAAATTGGTTAATAACTCCTAGTTTTGCTCGCCATGGTGTTGTGGCAAATAGTAATTCATTGGCGCTTGGTAGTTCGCCTTGGTTTGATGTTTATGGTAATGATTTTGGTTGGGGAAAACCAGTGACAGTTCGAAATGGAGGTGCGAATAAAAGAAATGGAAAGATTTATGTGTGTGCTGGTGCAGAAGAAGGTAGTATGAATTTTGAAGTTTGTCTTCCTTATGATATTTTGGAAGCAATTGGAAATGATTCTGAATTTATGGATGTTGTGTCTAGCTAA